A genomic window from Mus pahari unplaced genomic scaffold, PAHARI_EIJ_v1.1 scaffold_12151_1, whole genome shotgun sequence includes:
- the LOC110314969 gene encoding oogenesin-1-like produces the protein MNINAPPPLVKLTRQRLLRDEYLAISALKDLPIELFPVMFEEAFTGGHTRILTAMIPVWPFPYLSVGMLIKNYNLETLKAMLEGLDILLAQKVCSSRCKLRVLNLRNAYPTLWGIWGGSYESKGLPEFMTQKQPVENSPDCEVKKELKVTTDLKLVEGGLDESATYLLQWAQQRKDSIHLCCTMLRIHGLPKAIFREIFKIVNTGCIQELHLSFLCTEELVFLNPYLRQMNNLLTLMLNSNRETFSMDDSIGLDEENMSRLISQLPTFHCLQNLYINNLFFLENNLKECLRCLGKPLETLGITSCDLSQSDLDYLPYCLNISELKRLNLTATSLYSLVLDPLGFLLESIRDTLQSLELESCSMKDSDISAILPALSQCSHLTKVNFYNNELSLPILKQLLHHTAKLSQLTYEVHPSPLECYDAMNIILTYRLENFCPELLDKRQPNQGQKAAQESHICYNPMLKLLWVLRL, from the exons ATGAATATCAACGCCCCACCCCCCCTTGTGAAACTGACAAGACAGAGGCTACTGAGGGATGAGTACTTAGCCATTTCTGCTCTCAAGGACCTGCCCATTGAGCTGTTCCCAGTAATGTTTGAGGAGGCCTTCACTGGTGGACATACAAGGATCTTGACTGCCATGATACCTGTGTGGCCCTTCCCATACCTTTCTGTAGGAATGCTGATAAAGAATTACAACCTGGAGACTTTGAAGGCTATGCTTGAGGGATTAGATATACTGCTTGCACAAAAGGTTTGCTCCAG TAGATGCAAACTCAGAGTGCTCAACTTAAGGAATGCATACCCTACTTTGTGGGGGATATGGGGTGGATCCTATGAAAGTAAAGGTTTACCAGAGTTCATGACACAGAAGCAGCCAGTGGAGAACAGTCCTGACTGTGAGGTGAAGAAAGAATTGAAGGTGacaactgacctcaaacttgtggaAGGTGGACTTGATGAATCGGCCACATACTTGTTGCAGTGGGCCCAGCAGAGAAAAGATTCCATTCATCTGTGCTGTACGATGTTGAGAATTCATGGCTTACCCAAAGCCATATTCAGAGAAATCTTCAAAATTGTAAATACAGGCTGTATACAGGAGCTTCACTTGAGTTTTTTGTGCACAGAAGAGTTGGTTTTCCTTAATCCTTACCTGAGACAGATGAACAATCTTCTTACACTCATGCTAAATAGCAACAGAGAAACCTTCAGTATGGATGACTCTATAGGCCTTGATGAAGAAAATATGAGCAGGTTGATTTCTCAACTTCCCACATTCCACTGTCTCCAGAATCTCTATATAAATAATCTCTTCTTTCTAGAAAACAACCTGAAAGAATGTCTCAG GTGCCTGGGGAAGCCCTTGGAGACGCTTGGCATCACTTCTTGTGACCTCTCACAGTCAGACTTGGATTACCTGCCCTATTGCCTGAATATTTCTGAACTCAAACGTCTGAACCTGACTGCTACAAGTTTGTACAGTTTagtccttgatcctcttggattTCTCCTTGAGAGTATTAGAGATACACTGCaatccctggaattggagtcatGTTCTATGAAGGACTCTGATATCAGTGCCATTTTGCCTGCCCTAAGCCAATGTTCCCATCTCACAAAGGTCAATTTCTATAATAATGAACTCTCTCTGCCTATCCTGAAACAACTTCTACACCACACAGCCAAACTGAGCCAGCTGACCTATGAGGTACACCCTTCCCCTCTAGAGTGCTATGATGCCATGAATATAATACTAACATATAGATTAGAAAATTTTTGTCCTGAGCTTCTGGACAAAAGGCAGCCAAATCAGGGCCAAAAGGCAGCCCAAGAGAGTCACATTTGCTACAACCCAATGCTTAAACTGTTGTGGGTCCTACGTTTATGA